The Reichenbachiella carrageenanivorans region CAAGAAGGAGCTGCTATCAAGCCTGAAAGTGCTTGACAAACTGTCGCCAGAAGAACGCATCAGTCAACGTATTGATAAATTCAGTAAAATGGGTGTAGTAGCCTAATCCACTGAAACGATGATCAGATTTCTCGCTAAATTTATTTTCATTACTCTTCTAGGATGGAAGATCAAAGGGAGCATCTCTGATAAAACCAAAAAATGTGTAATCGCAATAGCTCCTCATACGAGCTATTGGGATTTTTTTATTGGTATAGTCGTTCGGCCAATCAATAACCTCCGTTCTTCTTTTTTGGTGAAAAAAGAAGTTTTCAAATTTGCCCCTATGGGCTGGGTAGTGAAACGCATGGGAGGTATTGCTGTTGATAGGGGTAAAAACAACAGTAGTTTGATTGATCAAGTTATTAGAATATTCAAAGAAAGAGAGGTGATGCGTTTGGCGATCACGCCTGAAGGTACTCGGTCTAAGGTAACGGAATGGAAAACGGGTTTTTACCGCATTGCAGTAGCCGCTAATGTGCCTATTATCTTGGTTAGTTTCGATTTCGCTAAGAAAGAAGTTGAATTCAAGGAAGAATTCCATCCGACAGGCGATATGACTGCCGATATTGATTATATCAAAAGCCAGTTTGTGGGGGTACAAGGCAAACATCCCGAACTCGGATAGACAGACTTCGATAACAGTACCAAACCCCAAATGGTATGACATTAATTATTTTTTTCCTTGCTGGTGCAGTATTACTACAAATAGGCATTCTGGTTTATTCGAGAAAGCTAAAAAAGAGTTGGAATAAAGAGGATGTACTCCATAAATATAATATCAAATCCAGAAGCGAACTTTTTGCTGCGTTAAATCGTCAGGACATATCAAAAG contains the following coding sequences:
- a CDS encoding 1-acyl-sn-glycerol-3-phosphate acyltransferase, with translation MIRFLAKFIFITLLGWKIKGSISDKTKKCVIAIAPHTSYWDFFIGIVVRPINNLRSSFLVKKEVFKFAPMGWVVKRMGGIAVDRGKNNSSLIDQVIRIFKEREVMRLAITPEGTRSKVTEWKTGFYRIAVAANVPIILVSFDFAKKEVEFKEEFHPTGDMTADIDYIKSQFVGVQGKHPELG